The following DNA comes from Nothobranchius furzeri strain GRZ-AD chromosome 19, NfurGRZ-RIMD1, whole genome shotgun sequence.
ACCTGtatttttgcatctttttgtgtcTCCATTAAACAGAGAATCTGCTTCCTCCATGGTTTTGATGGCGTTCGAGTTAATAAAGAGATGGAATGGGAGTCTTGGGGTTTGGCTGGATGcagagagcgggggggggggggggtggcccgGATGTTGGTGTAGTAACGGCGGAGGGGCTAACCTAACtgacgcgcgcgcgcgtgtgtgtgtgtgtgggcgcgtgGCTCTCTCGGTTCTCGGtcgccctcctcctcctcctcctcctcctgccccCCCTGTTCCTCCTGAAGAGCAAAATGCGAAGCAGGAGCAACGGAGCGTTCAGTCTACAGACACAGGGTGTAAGGCAGCAGCGGCAGTCCGGCGTTCGGTAGACTGCACCGGCGAGAAGCCCGCGGAGGGGGGACCGCTTCAAGTTACGGTAAGCTAACGGTCCCCACCACGGCTGGGCTGATCAACGGTGGCTTCCGCTCCATAAACAGAAAAATAGACAGTTTTCGCTGTGAGATTTTTATAGTTTGGTGTTTTAAATTTTTTAacatattattttttcttttaatgctTTATTAACTCGAAGTTTTAATATTTACCGGAAACTGGTGCGCGACGTTTTAGCTAGCAGCTGGAAAGTTAGCGGCTCGGCTGAACGACAGTTACCTGTCGAGCTTCTCCCTTCTGAAATACGTGAATCTTTTTAAACTCTTCTCCCACTAAAACACATTTCATGTGTCTAAAACGCATCTGAACTAGTCAGAATTGACATTTAAAATAGCACCAGGAGAAATTTAGTTCAGTCTCTTTAATTCAAATGGGTTAAATTATGTTTAAAAACCCTTTAAGTGTCAGCAGTACTTTTGTTATTTAATTACCGTCCATCCCCCCAATTATGTCTAGTAAAAAAAGAACATCATTGCATGTAATCACCATTAGATGAATCTTctttggacaaatgatgacattttccGACTCTTGCGTCTCAGCTCCGGATGATGGGAGGTAGCTGGACCAGATTCTGATGTATGATCAATCGGCTTGCTCTGTTTATGCGTTTACTGTGACTTTGAGTTCGGTGGTTTTAAAGCAACGTTTGTCTCTGAGCAGCTGCTTCTGTCTTTCTACTCTCGTGTTTGTGTGAAAACGACTTTTAACACATTTCCTCCGCACTTCCGCCTCTTGCTTCACCCTGATGATGAGTTCATCACCAGTCCAGCTGAGCATCCTTCACCCTCCGTCCTCCGCTCGCTACCAACCGCTGACAGCGCGATGAAGTCCCGGAGCAGGAGGTCCACTCCCCTCGGCTCAGAGCAGAAATAGTCCGGTGTGGCATCTCAGCTCGGGTCACCGTAATGCGACACCCCCCCCACCCAATCCCGGCCCTCTGCACCGTCCAATTATGCGGCTCAACCGGAAACAGCGGGGTTGTGTGTGGACAAGTCCCCGAGAAGATCGTGTTCGGTATCAGGGGGCCTATGAGACCCAGGAGCCCCCTATCCTGTCCCTGAAATATCATAAAATGTCCCAAGACACATTAAACGGGACAATAAGCAGGTGCGGAAtgaacacaaaataaaaataaaaacaaggtaACATGAAGTAATAAAAACAGCAGGGGCAAAAAAAGCATCTAATATAATGTTTTTAAAGTGATTAATAAGCTAATGAGTGCAGTAAAACATAAGTAAGttactaaaataaaattaattccCTATCTTACACCTCAGAGTGCCTTGATGGCTGGATTGTGAGTATGTTTAACCATGGATGCTCTCTGgtcctcccttaaagagcatctcTTCACcccgcttttattttggtaagttATTTATATCAGAATTTTAGGAATGTGGCTAATAATTTAGAAATAACTTTCTTTTAAAGAGAAAAACAGAATTTCCAGTGAATTAACATCACAATTTCCACAGCTGTCACTAGGATGCACAGCTGGAGACCTTGAAGGCCACAAAGTCATTTCTGCTAAATTATTGCAACACTTCCAAGATGCCCTGTGATAATGTCTGAAATCCCCCATTAGCAGCAGCTCTCaccaatcgtgtgtgtgtgtgcgcgtgtgcatgcgtgtgcataGACTCAGTGTTTTCTCCTGCCTGTTTGGGGTTTGAGTTCAGCTGCAGAGCGATGCAGCTGTGAAAACCACAAGTCACCTTGGTGATGCTGCCGCTGCGGCCGCCCAGATGCTGATGGCAGGACAGTCTAACCCAAATCTCACATGTGCAACCTACTTTTTCTTTTACCTTGGTGCCGTTTCTGCAGCCGAGATCATGGTTCGCTTTAGCATGATGGAGCAAGGAAACCAAATTAAACCTGTAATATACATAACCTCGCCAATCATATGAGAAGTGAAACCTTCTAAATATCTAGGATCAGGAATAAATATCTTGAATAAGGCAGGAGGGAACGTAGAAGCAGTGTGATTAGAAGCCTGGGGACAAATTCTGTGCATATGATGGATAAAAAAAAGGCTTAATGATCCGCACTCGCCTCGAATTCCTCGATTTGTGTTTTAAATCTGTGAAAGCTACTCTGTCATCTCTGGTCTCCTGCCGATGTGTTTCCTAATGAGCTCCAGAGCGTATGAAGTCTTGTGTTGATCCAGCAGCACCTTGGAGAGGAAACTCAAATGCCTGCTCTTGCTGTCCAGAAGCAGTGatcctttttttattttcttcgTGTTCTCAGGATGGAGAAACGAATGCAGAAAGAGCGACTGCAGACAGGAATAGGTGTAGAGATAAATATGTACGAGTCCACAGGTCAGCCAAGTCCAAAGACCTGGTGTGAAACAGAAGATCCACTGCTGATTACACTCCTGGTTGTAGAAGATGGTTTTTATGAGTTTAATTACAAAGGATGTACCCGGCTTAAGGACTAATCCTCAGTTTAGCTGACAGTGGCCATCTGAAGTAGCTTTTGGACATTTTTCACGGCCCTGCCTGTGTGTTAGTGTAGATGAGCCAGGCAGCTTTTGGCTGGAGAAGAGACGTGTcctggtgagagagagagagcagatggATGATGATGTAGCTGGTTCTGGTGCTCCCTTCCTCCCGCCGCCATCCGTCACACACTAATGATCGTGTCACACCTTCTCCCCGGGCGGCCGGCCACTTCTGCAGCGCTCAGCTCAAAAATTGGTAGCTGCGCTTAAATCCCTTCTTCCACCGCCGTCGGCTGAACAACCTGGAAACGGGCGGCTCTGCAAGCCTCTCCATCACCTATTCCTCATGTCTCACTTCTTCCATCTTCTCTCTTCAACCCTCTTCACCTTTAAAACCCCCACAGACTCATTTTTCTCCATCTTCTGTTTCCCTCCCGCTTATTCATCCCGTCCTCCTTGGAGGAAAAACcgtctcttccttcttcttttttcCACTTATACTGACACTTTTGCTTTTATTTGTCTAAGATAACAAATAATAtccaaccctgttgtgtctcacacacacacacacacacacacacacacagaggaaacaGCGGGGCAgtaagtggttattcttttcattAAAAATTTAACTTTGATGTTATTTATTAATGCATCATCTTGTCtataaaacattaaaaagtgtgaaaatacatcttttttattttttcaaccaCCCCAAAACACACGTGCAGTATATTTACCACATAAACGTCTCCTTTAGGCGACTTCAGCATCAGAATCGTAGAAAGAACAGGTCTGTTTGTAGATGATGATGTCATCTGAGTAGAACATGTGTGGGAGCGGAACGGGTCGGTACCTGTGAAACATTTATAATAAGCACTAAACTGGAAGTCCAATTATCTGATTAGAAGCTTAATTAGCAGCCTTAATTATCTGAAGtaatttgctttgtttttttaatgCAAGGAAATATTTTTCTAGTTGTGTAAATGACATTCCAGCTGAACCACATCTATAATTTAGGTCTGCGGTTTCTTTTGGACGCCTAAGGAAAGTAAACGCAACACGGACTGACAGAAATCTGTTGCTTTAAACTGCTCTTACTTCCTGTTGGTGTTGAATAACCACGTTATGGGACTCAGCATCCTCGGAGCTCATCATTCAGTCCCAGGTGTTGCAGGATTAAGCGTCCCTCGAGCGCTGCGTTACAGCAGAATGCGTCCCCGCTGAGCGATTTTTGGCTGTTCTGGAGTAGATGGTTGGAATGCCACttccccttgtgtgtgtgtgtgtgtgtgtgtgtgtgtgtgtgtgtgtgtgtgtgtcttatctCCGTGGTCTCAGCAATCTTCTCACCACAGGGATCAGAGGCTCAGCTTGGCATTCTGGGGACATCATTGCTGCCAGATCAGATGATGCTCTCCTCCACAGCTGCTGTTTCTAAGAAAAGCTGGAGGACACGCTAGAATACCAGACACGCGTTCAGACgagctgctacacacacacacacacacacacacacacacacacacacacacacacacacacacacacacacacacacacacacacatgcatgtctgGCTTCCAAACACAGGCTTATATCTTAAAGTCACAGAGGCATACAGGCGTGCTTACAGTAATAACACTGAGTACGGTAGGGCAGCAATTAGCTGTCATGCCAGGAGAGCGTTCAGGAAGTGCCGACAGGAGTTCACGCACAAATGAGCGGGAACACAAGATTAGCGTCTGATGTCATTTCCAGCAGTGATGCGTCTATGCTCTGGCAACTGTTtgatataagtgtgtgtgtgtgtttgtgtcatgAAACGGCTGCTAACACCGTTTTCTTCTCTCTCCTGTGTGTTTTATCTCCAGGCTATTTCCCATTAGATCCAGCGAGAGAGTAGAACAGTAGAGAACGTGAGCCGAAGCAAACGCAATAATCGTGTTTCTGGCTGCCCTGTGGGAACATGGGATATACAACCCCATCTTTCACCCGTGAGACTCTCCagtaaacaaatacacacaggtgGGCGCTAGCTACACAATGCTACACACTGATGTGGAGATGTCTGACACGAGCGGAGCCAACAGAATCTGTAGAAACCAGCGGTTGTGTTTTCCAGAAGGATGACAGAGGCAGAGGTAAAAATTACAGACGTCCTGGTTGAGACACCATGTGCTACCAAGAGCTGCACCTCTCCATCGCTACTCCTACCCCTCTGCGAACAGAGGGaggccgaggatcgtcaggctgaCATTAGTAAGCTCGAGCAGCAGGTACGTGACATTAAACATgcagaaaacacatttaaatagATGCATCTTCGTCGCTAACGCGTATTTTATATTCAGATAATAAATTGTTCTCTCATTCATAGAAACAAGGTAACCCGGTGCAACAAAAGAAGAAAGTCAGGGTAAGCCAAAGTAGCCCTGCCTCTCATTATTCATTCTCTCCCAGATATCGATTCCTCTCGACTATGAATTCATAATAATGcttgtgtttgtgtttcagagCAAAGGGAAGTTGGTGCGCAGCGTGGCAGTCAGCGAGGACTGCTACCCGTACGAAGAAAccaaggtaacacacacacacacactcatgctgtCATCTTTTACCGCCTCCATATTCTCATCACCACTAAATTACCCGCTCTTTCCTTCAGTTTCAGGCATCTCCAGATGCAAACATCTCATCTAGCTGCCATGACAACAAGAGGGCTTCCTGTGAGGAGGAAGAACAAGAGACGAGCACAGATCCAAAGAAGCTTTCGCCgtccaaaggtgtgtgtgtgtgggggggggggatgtttcATAAGTCAGTGGGTAAAgcaaataaaatgtaataaaatgtGATTCTCTGTTGTTATTTAGATGTGCGTCTCCTGGGGGTGTTATTTATTGCTGTGTGCTTTTGTGTTTTTGCGCACGGTGAGACGTCTTCCTGCTTGATTGTGTCTCCTAGAGGCCGCCGTGGAGTACACGGACTCCACCGGCATCGATCTGCACCAGTTTCTGGTCGACACCCTCAACAGCAACTCCAGAGATCGCATGATGCTGCTGAATCTGGAGCAGGACATGATCGACTTTATCAAcagcaaaaggtgtgtgtgtgtgtgtgtgttttctgtgtcTTTGGCGATTCTAACATCACGCTGCTGTCTCTCAGTCTCTTTAAGAAGTTCCCTTCCATGTCCTCCTACCACCGTATGCTGGTCCATCGGGTGGCGGCCTACTTTGGCATGGAGCACAACGTGGATCAGACAGGCACGTCTGTCATCATCAACAGCACCAGCAGCACACGCATGTAAGCACCACCAGTGTGTCACATCGTCCCTTTCTGCTTCCGCGGGAGCTAAAGACAGTTCTGTGTGTCCCCGTCAGACCCGACTGGAGCTTTTTGGACAAGGTGTCTCCTGACAAGAGAAACGAGATCCACCAGATGAAGTTCAGTCTGAGGTGGAAGAAGAGTTCTGATGACCAGGTCTGCTCTCTCTGGAGCTTTCTCCGCAGATGACTCTGATCCTCTCCTTCACTCACTTCGTCCGCTCTTCCTTTTCCAAACAGAACCGCCGTCACGTGTTATGTGAGAAGCAAAGCAAGTCGATGGAAGAGAGAGAGAAGTACCAGAGGGCACGAGAACGAGTCTTCAACAGAGAGGTGAGAGAAAGAGAGCGAGACGGACGCGACAAAGAGACGGGAAGGATTCTGGCTAACGTCTGCTCTGTGCTTCTGCAGCCGCCGTGCACCCCGGAGAGCAGCCATGCAGAAACCATGTAACCTTGCCTGAAGTGCAGATTCTCCGTGTGACtttcagctttttatatttagATGAGAACATTAATATATGTCTGTGTGTGCAGGGATGTGGAGGAGTACAGTCCTCATGCCAAGGCCCAGAGGAGGAGACAGCTCTTCAGGTAGagctgtgaacacacacacacacacacacacacagtcatttaTCACTGATCACACACGGCCTTGTTTAGGAAGACTTTAAAGACGATTCTGGTGAGTTAATGTAGCGTAAAGCCCCCAGCCCCTCATGAAGCGGGTCTGGAGCCCGCTCTGCTCCTCTCATGCAGTCAGAGGCTGACGGTGACTCTGGATGTGCCTCACAGGGGGAGCCGCGACAGCTCCGGCTCCAGCTGGACAGGCAGCAGCAAGCAGAGCAGCTTTGAAACAGACTGTTGCTACAGCAACGGCCCCCGACCTTGGAGCAGCACCGACTCAGACTCCTCCTATCAGTGGACAAACCCTGCGCCAAAACCGTGCCCGTCTGCCAGCCACAACTGGGATCCTCGAGGCTCAGGTGTGACTTTCTACACGTTTCATAACTTTTTAACTTCTTATGTCACGTTGGTGGGCGTAAATCCGTCATGAGAGGTAAGACACTTGGCTCCTCGACACCTGTGTGGATGCACTTCGCTTCATCATTGTGGAAAAATTGACTGTTTATAAATTATCACTTTTTATTCAGCAGTATCTAATTAACAGAAATCAGTGGAAGTTCTGGTGTGAAAACTCGGCTCCGGCTACAAATCTTCACACCAGAGCTGCAAATGTTCACACAACACCTCCAGTCCTCGCATAGTCAGGGAGAAAGTCATTAATGCTGAAAGGTGGTTTTTCATCCATCGTTTTCTCTTTTTCACGTCTATTCTTGCTCTCCGTCTCCCTCAGGCTCCATCGCTCTTCACAGGCTGCCTTCCTCCAATCCTCACTGCTCTACTCCTCCCATCTTCCAGGAGCACGCTCCTAAC
Coding sequences within:
- the arpp21 gene encoding cAMP-regulated phosphoprotein 21 isoform X1; translation: MTEAEVKITDVLVETPCATKSCTSPSLLLPLCEQREAEDRQADISKLEQQKQGNPVQQKKKVRSKGKLVRSVAVSEDCYPYEETKFQASPDANISSSCHDNKRASCEEEEQETSTDPKKLSPSKEAAVEYTDSTGIDLHQFLVDTLNSNSRDRMMLLNLEQDMIDFINSKSLFKKFPSMSSYHRMLVHRVAAYFGMEHNVDQTGTSVIINSTSSTRIPDWSFLDKVSPDKRNEIHQMKFSLRWKKSSDDQNRRHVLCEKQSKSMEEREKYQRARERVFNREVRERERDGRDKETGRILANVCSVLLQPPCTPESSHAETMDVEEYSPHAKAQRRRQLFRGSRDSSGSSWTGSSKQSSFETDCCYSNGPRPWSSTDSDSSYQWTNPAPKPCPSASHNWDPRGSGSIALHRLPSSNPHCSTPPIFQEHAPNSSFVTVNPLTGQPHLNSEGTPAVYVPLDNEQPIRSQTQPQQQVVQCSSVWYPAPQMLPVSFPPTIEDLSSHLAQVSVSCQPAAEAPPLYPPSQGYIYAAPVSSSYCQPSPQVPAGYYGQYPTSAQHGCSLVPHTQHLHGQAAQPTGGYPPAVRVQQPSHPHPQAVQTTYTPVASHQCSMIQGDVPMSFPQCKGGTGDAGYCCVVPPPSHHSSCHLPSCSALSAPAWNGQF
- the arpp21 gene encoding cAMP-regulated phosphoprotein 21 isoform X2, coding for MTEAEVKITDVLVETPCATKSCTSPSLLLPLCEQREAEDRQADISKLEQQKQGNPVQQKKKVRSKGKLVRSVAVSEDCYPYEETKFQASPDANISSSCHDNKRASCEEEEQETSTDPKKLSPSKEAAVEYTDSTGIDLHQFLVDTLNSNSRDRMMLLNLEQDMIDFINSKSLFKKFPSMSSYHRMLVHRVAAYFGMEHNVDQTGTSVIINSTSSTRIPDWSFLDKVSPDKRNEIHQMKFSLRWKKSSDDQNRRHVLCEKQSKSMEEREKYQRARERVFNREPPCTPESSHAETMDVEEYSPHAKAQRRRQLFRGSRDSSGSSWTGSSKQSSFETDCCYSNGPRPWSSTDSDSSYQWTNPAPKPCPSASHNWDPRGSGSIALHRLPSSNPHCSTPPIFQEHAPNSSFVTVNPLTGQPHLNSEGTPAVYVPLDNEQPIRSQTQPQQQVVQCSSVWYPAPQMLPVSFPPTIEDLSSHLAQVSVSCQPAAEAPPLYPPSQGYIYAAPVSSSYCQPSPQVPAGYYGQYPTSAQHGCSLVPHTQHLHGQAAQPTGGYPPAVRVQQPSHPHPQAVQTTYTPVASHQCSMIQGDVPMSFPQCKGGTGDAGYCCVVPPPSHHSSCHLPSCSALSAPAWNGQF